In Mixophyes fleayi isolate aMixFle1 chromosome 11, aMixFle1.hap1, whole genome shotgun sequence, one DNA window encodes the following:
- the LYPD3 gene encoding ly6/PLAUR domain-containing protein 3, whose product MVGTRIILSGGQTAPRMKWISRLAWRGFTITIIYLISTTGLKGVQSQPIDCYTCTDQGDGGCSPENAVNVTCPPDHNVCLEVISAIKTSHDQHIILKKGCAMGDSTKLDETISFHGMSIFIQINQCNSSLCNTNMDLKKYPLAPADNTTHVPNNEQCYSCIGKDKVDCLPFNPPVMDCYDIYTNCFDGNITVSIGNDTTIIPIKSCSIRYRCAVQTLTMGGVNFEIKGACCSGGLCNQDLSNKIQLGDLPFLVRLNKNKEELTVTNAPPPWLPYTRAATPTRHHDKR is encoded by the exons ATGGTTGGAACCAGAATAATTCTCTCAGGGGGACAAACAGCACCGAGGATGAAGTGGATATCCCGTCTAGCTTGGAGAGGGTTTACTATAACaatcatatatttgatttctacCACAGGACTAAAAG GTGTTCAGTCTCAGCCCATTGACTGTTACACTTGCACAGATCAAGGTGACGGAGGCTGCTCACCAGAAAATGCTGTGAACGTCACCTGCCCCCCGGATCACAACGTGTGCCTCGAGGTCATTAGCGCCATAAAGACAA GCCACGATCAACACATTATCCTGAAGAAAGGCTGTGCAATGGGTGACTCAACGAAGCTGGATGAAACCATTTCATTCCACGGGATGTCCATATTTATACAGATTAATCAGTGCAACAGCAGCTTGTGTAATACTAACATGGATCTGAAAAAGTACCCCCTTGCCCCTGCTG ACAACACAACTCACGTGCCCAATAATGAGCAATGCTACAGCTGTATTGGAAAGGATAAAGTAGACTGTTTGCCGTTTAATCCTCCCGTCATGGACTGCTACGATATCTACACCAACTGCTTTGATGGGAATATCACAGTATCCATTG GTAACGATACTACAATCATACCCATCAAGAGCTGTTCCATAAGATATCGGTGCGCTGTGCAGACATTAACCATGGGAGGAGTTAACTTTGAAATCAAAGGAGCCTGCTGCTCAGGGGGGCTCTGCAACCAAGACCTCTCCAACAAGATCCAGCTTGGAGACCTGCCATTTTTAGTACGTCTTAACAAGAACAAGGAGGAATTGACCGTCACCAATGCTCCTCCTCCTTGGTTACCCTACACACGTGCAGCCACACCCACAAGGCACCATGACAAGAGGTGA